In Uranotaenia lowii strain MFRU-FL chromosome 2, ASM2978415v1, whole genome shotgun sequence, one genomic interval encodes:
- the LOC129746907 gene encoding protein artichoke gives MFGRLFVLALLGNFVLQWDVGAAQRRNVADIELDEENEAICMKACYVEDLRNIREYTQNPLNVTINHCFLQELPNAIFIRFTDLQILEISDSRLNHLQDYALNGLKNLEVLNFSKNNLTSIKSWSDHDLEQLQTLDIRKNLVKSINSQSFKRYPNLAKLILSNNFLTTIPEGTFSEVPHLRYLSLGRNLLTSIEEHTLKGLSKLTHVSFHHNQISYVDFFAFIGNSHLKHLQLQGNQISIFETDLLSNLPRLAFLNISHNYLEQVGENTFKKNADLRTLDLSFNRIERFQEDSLKGLVSLEVFNASHNQLNLLNKYIFKDFSALRVLDLSGNRLPYIDNKLFEYCSRMEILNLSRNEINEIEPTIFEDTGKLAILDLSHNSLKEDAFLLPVINLQHLNMSYNQFARLNTSLLESIQQVDLYHNPWGCHFLILELMRQNKNVRYGKNYVVHSTESILNTLGIECIDERGKTRDIVVVEKTIKEEYSSEDYHRYRFFHEASPDTRPIQDNFDTKSTILWLMSGFFVVLGAFKLIQLILRHSEHQSEKWRQAQHLNRQDETEYPLSPTTATPGQASVSSTGFLFPPNHHPSSQRQYTPTIS, from the exons ATGTTTGGCCGACTGTTTGTGCTGGCGCTGCTGGGAAACTTTGTCCTCCAATGGGATGTTGGCGCAGCTCAGCGTCGCAATGTGGCTGATATCgaactggatgaagaaaacgaGGCCATCTGTATGAAGGCGTGCTATGTGGAAGATTTAAGGAACATTCGGGAGTACACCCAAAACCCACTGAACGTAACTATCAACCATTGCTTTCTCCAGGAGCTTCCGAATGCCATCTTCATCAGATTCACTGATCTTCAAATACTGGAAATAAGTGACAGCAGACTGAATCATCTGCAGGATTACGCCTTGAACggtttgaaaaatcttgaggtgttaaacttttcaaaaaacaatctaaCATCCATTAAATCCTGGAGTGATCATGACTTGGAACAGCTTCAGACGCTAGATATTCGCAAGAACCTAGTGAAAAGCATAAATTCTCAATCCTTCAAGCGCTACCCCAACTTAGCCAAACTAATCCTATCAAACAATTTCCTAACAACAATTCCCGAAGGTACCTTTTCAGAAGTACCGCATCTACGATACCTCAGTCTAGGCCGAAACTTATTGACTTCAATCGAAGAGCACACCCTTAAAGGCCTCAGCAAACTGACCCACGTGTCCTTCCACCACAACCAGATATCGTACGTTGACTTCTTCGCATTCATCGGGAACAGTCATCTAAAACATCTGCAGCTGCAGGGCAATCAGATCAGCATTTTCGAAACGGATCTACTGTCCAATCTGCCGCGGCTAGCCTTCCTCAACATAAGTCACAACTATCTGGAGCAAGTCGGCGAAAACACCTTCAAAAAGAATGCCGATCTACGGACGCTGGATCTGAGCTTCAATCGCATCGAAAGATTCCAGGAAGACAGCCTCAAGGGACTGGTCAGCTTGGAG GTATTTAACGCCAGTCACAACCAGCTCAACCTGTTAAACAAATACATTTTCAAAGACTTTTCGGCCTTGCGAGTGCTGGATCTTTCCGGAAACAGATTGCCCTACATCGACAACAAACTGTTCGAGTACTGCTCCCGGATGGAAATCCTAAATCTGTCCCGGAACGAAATCAACGAAATCGAGCCCACCATTTTCGAGGACACCGGTAAACTCGCAATCCTGGACCTATCGCACAATTCGCTCAAGGAAGATGCCTTCCTGCTTCCCGTCATCAATCTGCAACACTTGAACATGAGCTACAATCAATTTGCACGGCTGAACACCTCTCTACTGGAGAGCATCCAACAAGTCGACCTGTATCACAATCCTTGGGGCTGCCACTTCCTGATCCTGGAGCTGATGAGGCAGAACAAAAATGTCCGCTATGGCAAAAACTACGTGGTGCACTCGACGGAAAGCATTTTGAATACGCTCGGGATCGAGTGCATCGACGAGCGAGGGAAAACCCGTGACATCGTAGTGGTGGAAAAAACAATCAAGGAAGAGTACAGCTCAGAG GATTATCACCGATACCGGTTCTTCCACGAAGCGTCTCCTGATACCAGGCCCATCCAGGACAACTTCGATACCAAGTCGACAATCCTGTGGCTAATGTCCGGCTTTTTCGTTGTGCTCGGTGCTTTCAAACTAATCCAGCTGATCCTGAGACATTCAGAACATCAAAGCGAAAAATGGAGGCAGGCCCAGCACTTGAACCGACAAGACGAGACCGAGTATCCGCTTTCGCCCACAACGGCAACACCCGGCCAGGCATCCGTGTCGTCGACCGGGTTTCTTTTCCCCCCGAACCATCATCCCTCCAGCCAGCGACAGTACACACCCACGATAAGCTAA